One genomic region from Salvelinus fontinalis isolate EN_2023a unplaced genomic scaffold, ASM2944872v1 scaffold_0406, whole genome shotgun sequence encodes:
- the LOC129845932 gene encoding zinc finger protein 436-like isoform X2, whose amino-acid sequence MRSLSYSPKEEEICWTKKEVMWLNIVVKEEEEDVKIQKQVDGEAVTVKEEKDVSVKEEEDAFRVKEEEDVTVKEEEKEEDSVFGVKEEEGEMTVTLEEGEDEDEETGYLGSVSQRHVKAYNGSNDERALINTRERRDYRGSYGEPQQPHDAEEAEKSLSTSKHQQRTTGKKSHCCSDCGKGCTSSSELKIHQRTHTGEKPYSCDQCGMSFTTSSHLIRHQRSHTGEKPYSCDQCEKSFTTSCYLTVHQRTHTGEKPYICDQCGKSFPTSSQLSSHQRIHTGEKPYSCDQCGKSFTTSSQLTSHQRTHTGEKPHSCDQCGQNMDTMQLGSRRRTREHSSDSALAQPLQ is encoded by the exons atgcggtcactaagctactctcctaAAGAAGAGGAGATCTGCTGGACGAAGAAAGAGGTTATGTGGCtaaacattgtcgtgaaagaggaggaagaggatgtcaaaatacaaaaacaggtagacggtgaggctgttacagtgaaagaagagaaagacgtttcagtgaaagaagaggaagatgcgttcagagtgaaagaggaggaggatgttacagtgaaagaggaggagaaagaggaagattctgtttttggagtgaaagaggaggagggggagatgactgtcacattggaggaaggggaggatgaagatgaggaaactggatatctgggctCGGTTTCCCAAAGGCATGTTAAGGCATACAATGGCTCTAACGATGAACGGGCCCTGATTAAcacta gagagagacgtgactatcgtggatcctatggggagcctcaacaacctcatgatgctgaggaggcagagaagagtctctccacatcgaaacaccagcagagaaccacagggaagaaatctcattgctgctctgactgtgggaaaggttgcacatcttcatcagaacttaaaatacaccagagaacacacacaggagagaaaccttatagctgtgatcaatgtgggatgagttttactacatcaagccatctgattcgacaccagagatcacacacaggagagaaaccttatagctgtgatcaatgtgagaagagttttactacatcttgctatctgactgtacaccagagaacacacacaggagagaagccttatatctgtgatcaatgtgggaagagttttcctacatctagccagctgagttcacaccagagaatacacacaggagagaaaccttatagctgtgatcaatgtgggaagagttttactacatcaagccagctgacttcacaccagagaacacacacaggagagaaacctcatagctgtgatcaatgtg
- the LOC129845935 gene encoding chemotaxis regulatory protein ChePep-like has translation MSSLSYSPPATEEDVCWTEKEVLVKEEAVTIQKQVEGEAVTVKEEEDAFRVKEEEDVTVKEEEEDAVFGVKEGEITVTLKEEKKEEQEQKEETGDLIKTSYISCVGEPLQHLNWLHRGHSMIRDMF, from the exons atgagttcactaagctactctcctcctgctacAGAAGAGGacgtctgctggacggagaaagaagttCTCGTGaaagaggaggctgttacaatacaaaaacaagtagagggtgaggctgttaccgtgaaagaagaggaagacgcgttcagagtgaaagaggaggaggatgttacagtgaaagaagaggaggaagatgcagtttttggagtgaaggagggagagataactgtcacattgaaagaggagaagaaggaagAACAAGAACAGAAGGAGGAGACAGGCGATCTGATTAAGAcca gttatatcagctgtgtcggtgaacccctacagcatctgaactggctacatagagggcacagcatgatcagag atatgttttga
- the LOC129845932 gene encoding zinc finger protein 436-like isoform X3 yields the protein MRSLSYSPKEEEICWTKKEVMWLNIVVKEEEEDVKIQKQVDGEAVTVKEEKDVSVKEEEDAFRVKEEEDVTVKEEEKEEDSVFGVKEEEGEMTVTLEEGEDEDEETGYLGSVSQRHVKAYNGSNDERALINTRERRDYRGSYGEPQQPHDAEEAEKSLSTSKHQQRTTGKKSHCCSDCGKGCTSSSELKIHQRTHTGEKPYSCDQCGMSFTTSSHLIRHQRSHTGEKPYSCDQCEKSFTTSCYLTVHQRTHTGEKPYICDQCGKSFPTSSQLSSHQRIHTGEKPYSCDQCGKSFTTSSQLTSHQRTHTGEKPHSCDQCGQNMDTMQLGSRRRSSQK from the exons atgcggtcactaagctactctcctaAAGAAGAGGAGATCTGCTGGACGAAGAAAGAGGTTATGTGGCtaaacattgtcgtgaaagaggaggaagaggatgtcaaaatacaaaaacaggtagacggtgaggctgttacagtgaaagaagagaaagacgtttcagtgaaagaagaggaagatgcgttcagagtgaaagaggaggaggatgttacagtgaaagaggaggagaaagaggaagattctgtttttggagtgaaagaggaggagggggagatgactgtcacattggaggaaggggaggatgaagatgaggaaactggatatctgggctCGGTTTCCCAAAGGCATGTTAAGGCATACAATGGCTCTAACGATGAACGGGCCCTGATTAAcacta gagagagacgtgactatcgtggatcctatggggagcctcaacaacctcatgatgctgaggaggcagagaagagtctctccacatcgaaacaccagcagagaaccacagggaagaaatctcattgctgctctgactgtgggaaaggttgcacatcttcatcagaacttaaaatacaccagagaacacacacaggagagaaaccttatagctgtgatcaatgtgggatgagttttactacatcaagccatctgattcgacaccagagatcacacacaggagagaaaccttatagctgtgatcaatgtgagaagagttttactacatcttgctatctgactgtacaccagagaacacacacaggagagaagccttatatctgtgatcaatgtgggaagagttttcctacatctagccagctgagttcacaccagagaatacacacaggagagaaaccttatagctgtgatcaatgtgggaagagttttactacatcaagccagctgacttcacaccagagaacacacacaggagagaaacctcatagctgtgatcaatgtg